In a single window of the Papaver somniferum cultivar HN1 chromosome 8, ASM357369v1, whole genome shotgun sequence genome:
- the LOC113304713 gene encoding RING-H2 finger protein ATL79-like, protein MASSPETASAAVGKVAYQNDPPLSLSLSATSNTDDVIIPKNEWSPFESRADFNLDIALLLVFLVCFILSGFTLNFFINKFLNKGSPSPDYRQTQRLKLQEMAKSSGPTLEYSQEIELAGNEPLCAICLSEFVNGEEIRVLSKCNHGFHVKCIEAWLLSSHTSCPTCRTTCMGTSQPPLENQGGDENNDLESGFGNTSRTELPV, encoded by the coding sequence ATGGCATCATCACCAGAAACAGCATCTGCAGCAGTTGGGAAAGTCGCATATCAAAATGATCCGCCCCTCTCCCTATCTCTATCGGCAACATCTAATACCGATGATGTTATCATCCCAAAGAACGAATGGTCTCCGTTCGAAAGCAGAGCAGATTTCAACTTAGACATCGCTCTGCTACTGGTATTCCTTGTTTGCTTTATTCTTAGTGGTTTTACACTAAACTTCTTCATCAATAAATTTCTCAACAAAGGTTCTCCTTCTCCTGATTACCGACAAACCCAGAGATTAAAACTTCAAGAAATGGCTAAATCTTCTGGACCCACACTTGAATATTCACAAGAGATTGAACTAGCTGGCAACGAACCACTTTGTGCTATTTGTCTATCAGAGTTTGTTAATGGGGAAGAAATTAGAGTGTTATCAAAATGCAATCATGGATTCCACGTGAAGTGCATCGAAGCATGGTTGTTATCTTCTCATACTTCGTGTCCGACTTGCCGAACTACTTGTATGGGTACCTCCCAGCCGCCCCTAGAGAACCAGGGTGGCGATGAAAATAATGATCTAGAATCCGGATTTGGCAACACTAGCCGCACGGAGTTACCGGTATAA
- the LOC113301880 gene encoding autophagy-related protein 13a-like, whose amino-acid sequence MAFHGSPHSESGRSEQIISQFLLKSLHIILDSRIPSPRSNDHSGDLASAGRARKSDKWFHLALGDRPAALENLHFWHRNLMDPMIIDIILVHDDLGTYSSDDLFATPSERATVETVIERWVVQYESPKTMLSQPSEGSISYGKTYKKSIILLRSLYSMMRLLPAYRIFRRLSTSNQTCRFDIIYKVSSFSEPFSREEEETMKVYNFAPVEAHPGRLCISTTYRPTLSDFNLELSTSLPPQLIMDYVGSPATDPLKIFPSAEDRATSFPLRGAHPSSSSPFQRPHSWTPGLHRAAPFTQNYRLSGSPPAYRTPPTPSDYSPSPPDIYSQRSQSYKISSQRRGLSSDEYQLSPPFSPSPSPSPPTHVSGFNSLHSRLRSERSESAPVNIPVPMIARNSRLFTHSSSDPNRHALPPMSPRSTKYDHSSQESSSGSRSFRRMDASRAAELPSGIANLNLYCHKEFKDGKDDSGCFSGLMSSSGSPCIGFSRSSSRLSFQDDLDDCEFSCPFAVDDVDTSDTQTRTFGGKEASDSSTSHAFSSTRKSQDAAIGVLVHTLKTAPPLRQDQSCYSSQSSKNEFDGEVTTAASGFFVLRKTSDALEELRSYRDMKDLLLSQSGNRDSADKRRTN is encoded by the exons ATGGCTTTTCATGGTAGTCCACACTCTGAATCGGGAAGATCAGAGCAGATAATCTCGCAGTTCCTTCTCAAGAGCTTACACATTATTTTGGATTCTAGGATACCGTCACCTCGATCAAATGATCATAGTGGTGACCTGGCTTCGGCTGGTCGTGCTAGAAAGAGTGATAAGTGGTTTCATTTAGCTCTTGGAGATCGTCCTGCGGCTTTAGAGAATTTGCATTTCTGGCATAGGAATTTAATGGACCCAATGATAATTGATATCATACTTGTTCATGATGACCTGGGTACTTATTCATCCGATGATCTCTTTGCTACACCAAGTGAAAGAGCAACTGTTGAAACAGTTATAGAGAGGTGGGTAGTTCAGTACGAGTCTCCTAAGACAATGCTTTCTCAACCCAGCGAAGGATCCATCTCTTATGGGAAGACATATAAGAAATCCATTATACTTTTACGTTCTCTTTATTCAATGATGAGGCTTCTACCTGCCTATAGAATTTTCCGGCGACTTAGCACATCGAACCAGACCTGTAGGTTTGATATCATTTATAAGGTTTCCTCCTTTAGTGAACCATTCTCGAGAGAGGAGGAGGAAACCATGAAGGTATATAATTTTGCACCAGTGGAGGCCCACCCAGGTCGGCTCTGTATATCTACAACATACCGTCCAACACTCTCTGATTTCAACCTCGAGCTTTCCACATCGTTGCCGCCACAGCTTATTATGGACTATGTTGGGAGCCCCGCTACTGACCCTCTGAAGATTTTCCCCTCTGCTGAAGATCGTGCCACTTCTTTTCCATTGAGAGGAGCCCATCCTTCTTCATCTAGCCCATTTCAGCGTCCGCATAGCTGGACTCCCGGTCTTCACAGAGCTGCTCCATTTACACAGAATTATCGTCTTAGTGGTTCTCCACCTGCTTACCGTACACCTCCGACACCATCTGATTATTCACCTTCACCCCCTGATATATACAGCCAGAGGTCTCAGAGTTACAAAATTTCAAGTCAAAGAAGGGGGTTGAGTTCTGATGAATATCAACTTTCACCTCCCttttctccatctccatctccgtCTCCTCCCACCCATGTTTCAGGATTCAACTCTCTACACTCCCGGTTGCGGTCTGAACGTTCAGAAAGTGCTCCTGTTAATATCCCGGTGCCAATGATAGCTAGAAATTCTAGACTTTTTACTCATAGTTCCTCTGATCCAAACAGACATGCACTTCCTCCTATGTCCCCTAGAAGCACCAAATACGACCATTCTTCTCAGGAATCTTCATCGGGAAGCAGGTCATTTAGGAGAATGGATGCTTCAAGAGCAGCAGAGCTGCCCTCTGGAATTGCAAATTTAAACCTTTATTGCCACAAG GAATTCAAAGATGGCAAAGATGATTCCGGGTGCTTCTCAGGCTTGATGTCTTCCAGCGGTTCTCCATGCATTGGCTTTTCCAGGAGCTCAAGCAGATTGTCCTTCCAGGATGATCTTGATGATTGCGAGTTCTCATGTCCATttgctgttgatgatgttgatacgTCTGATACTCAGACCAG GACCTTCGGTGGGAAAGAAGCTTCGGACTCATCTACTTCACATGCATTCTCCTCAACCAGAAAATCGCAAGATGCTGCCATTGGCGTCCTCGTACACACGTTAAAGACAGCACCTCCGTTGCGACAAGACCAAAGTTGTTACTCTTCGCAATCATCCAAAAACGAGTTTGACGGAGAAGTTACTACCGCTGCATCTGGATTCTTCGTGCTTAGGAAGACATCTGATGCATTGGAGGAATTAAGAAGTTATAGAGATATGAAAGATCTGCTACTCTCTCAGAGTGGTAATCGGGACTCGGCTGATAAGCGAAGAACAAACTGA